DNA sequence from the Sulfurimonas sp. genome:
TTCCGCCTATATTTACTCCACTTGTTCTAAACTCTCCCCAAGTGATAGCTTCTTCTTGTGCAACTTTACTATGAAGTTTCAAAAGTGTGGGCTTGTCTAAAGCAAACTCATTTTTTTCTATCAGTTCAAAGAGTAGATTGACACTTCTATTTTGATTGAGTATCTGTTGCTCATCGCTTAATTTGTGTCCACCTACAGTTACACCCTCAAGAAGTGTCTGCACCTCCGGAAAAGTCATAGCATTTCCCTCAAGCGCTGAAGTGTTATAGATAAAGTCTATTTTGTCTTTTTTTGCTAGCATAAACGACAAATTTTTATTTGGTATAAAAATATTTAGATTTGTTGTGTCTATATTATTGACGATATTACTATTTATTTGCATGTTATATTACCTCCAAATATCCACTTTTGCGGCTTCGTGCCAAATACGCTTATCCATTTTATATACTTATATCTCTTTAATAAGTCCATTCGGTATTGTATAATAGTAATATAAATATGCAGAGAGTAAGTTTTTCTGATACAATTTATATACTGCGATATTATAGAAAAAGCATATAATATCGTTTTGATTTTAATAAAAGGTTTTTTTATGAAAAAGATTGGTAGCGTTTTTACTTTATTGACGGCAGTCGGTATCACGGTTTTGGGTTTGAGCTTGGGCGGGTGCAGTGCTATGGATACTGCAATTAAAAAAAGAGATTTGGATGTTCAGACTAAAATGTCCGAGACTGTATTTTTAGAGCCGGTAGCACCGGATAAGAGAGTCGTTTATTTTGATATCAGAAACACATCCGACAAAGAGATGAATGTAAAAGAGAACATAATATCTGCTTTTAAAAGCAGAGGGTATCGCATTACCGAAGATCCTAAAGAAGCAACTTATATGCTTCAGGGAAATATCTTAAAGGTAGGCAAATCTAACCTTAAAGAGGCGCAATTACATCTTGGCTCCGGTTTTGATGCGGGGTTAACGGGTGCAGCCGTAGCAGGTGGAGCCTCA
Encoded proteins:
- a CDS encoding Fic family protein produces the protein MQINSNIVNNIDTTNLNIFIPNKNLSFMLAKKDKIDFIYNTSALEGNAMTFPEVQTLLEGVTVGGHKLSDEQQILNQNRSVNLLFELIEKNEFALDKPTLLKLHSKVAQEEAITWGEFRTSGVNIGGTDYIPPKASELDTIFENGTTEIKKINHPIIRAITYFLFGAKSQFFFDGNKRTSRLMMNGILLDNGYPILNIKAKDKLEFNQVMIRFYDSNNIQKAIEYLLSYYIKQNSHLVA
- a CDS encoding complement resistance protein TraT, translated to MKKIGSVFTLLTAVGITVLGLSLGGCSAMDTAIKKRDLDVQTKMSETVFLEPVAPDKRVVYFDIRNTSDKEMNVKENIISAFKSRGYRITEDPKEATYMLQGNILKVGKSNLKEAQLHLGSGFDAGLTGAAVAGGASYALGGSNRGTAGAALAGAAIGFVGDALVTDVMYVMVTDLQIRERPLEGEVVTQTQKAYLEQGSSTTTKQDIKGGKVEWKTYRTRIVSTANKMNLEFEEAKPVLENALAKSISGIF